The genomic region ATTCCTCATTCAGAGAATCGATTTCGGCGAGCCGGACGATTGTGGCCAGGGCGAGTGTGGCTTCCAGCATCGCGAAAGATTCACCAATGCACCCGCGCGGCCCTCCCCCGAACGGGACGTACTGCCACCTGTCTCGGCTCTTCATCGCGTCCTCGGTGAACCGATCGGGATCGAACCGATCAGGATCGGCCCACAACGACGGATCCCGCTGCACCGACATGCGGCCAACCACGAGCATCGAGCCGGCCTCAACGCGATAGCCGTCAATCTCGACGTCCTCGGTCGCCATACGTGTGCCTGTTGCCGCTGGCGGGCACAGCCGCAACGACTCTCGCAGTACCTGCACCGTGTAGCCCAGCTGGACGACATCCTGCGGAGTGATCTGCCGGTCGCCGAACTGCTCTACTTCACGCAGCACTCGCTCTTGAATGTCGGGGTTGCGACCGAGCTGCCACAGTGCGTAAGAGATTGTGGTCGCCGTGGTGTCATGCCCGGCGAAGATGAAAATGATTAACTCATCAGCGATTTCGCGATCGGTCAAGGGCTCCCCCGTTTCAGGGTCCCTGGCCGCAATCAGCGCCTCAACCAACGGCGCACTGATCGACGGGTCCCGCCGGCAGGCGGTGACGATGTCCAACGCCGCCTGGCGCAGGGCGCTCGCCGCTTTGCGGGCGCGCCGACGGCCGACCGTCGGCACCCAGTACGGAAGCCGAACCGGACTGATCGCCCGCTTCACGGCGTAGCTGACCGCTGTTCGCATCGGCGCGGCGATCATGTCAGTCCGGCCGGTCAGATCGAGCCCGAGCACCGACCGGCCCAGCGCCCGCATGGTCAGCTTCCGAGCCTCGACGTCCAAGTCGATCTCCGCGCCGTCTCGCCAAGCGCCACATACCGATTCAGTGGCCGTGGTCATGTCCCCACCGAACGTGTTGACCGATTGTTTGGTAAACACCGGCTGCAAGGTTCTACGTCGAGGTACCCACTCTGCGAACGGCACGACGAACAGGTTTGGGCCGATC from Mycolicibacterium sp. TY81 harbors:
- a CDS encoding cytochrome P450, translating into MAADSSVGGQGVVKQSEVRDVASLPLAPKNPLPRKEQMAAVRSFHTGTDILRDAGGPVTQFSLAPKWLMPPLVVVTSPRGIRDVVACRDGSIDKTSGVSQELRRLIGPNLFVVPFAEWVPRRRTLQPVFTKQSVNTFGGDMTTATESVCGAWRDGAEIDLDVEARKLTMRALGRSVLGLDLTGRTDMIAAPMRTAVSYAVKRAISPVRLPYWVPTVGRRRARKAASALRQAALDIVTACRRDPSISAPLVEALIAARDPETGEPLTDREIADELIIFIFAGHDTTATTISYALWQLGRNPDIQERVLREVEQFGDRQITPQDVVQLGYTVQVLRESLRLCPPAATGTRMATEDVEIDGYRVEAGSMLVVGRMSVQRDPSLWADPDRFDPDRFTEDAMKSRDRWQYVPFGGGPRGCIGESFAMLEATLALATIVRLAEIDSLNEEFPLAAPLTVVAGGPVPARIKFR